In a single window of the Dreissena polymorpha isolate Duluth1 chromosome 3, UMN_Dpol_1.0, whole genome shotgun sequence genome:
- the LOC127874553 gene encoding uncharacterized protein LOC127874553 isoform X2, whose translation MLPFLCSPLTRSISNVHDMRFTRENTGWMKLLENIDTLYADQLCGDAENLSPFIFKHITNISCVSNQGQMIYPNLKSVYFRKNNIRVVDAEVRFDTPSSLVFIDFTGNGLEYIHPVLFQNFPSLKYLILSSNRLGQMQLKNESDFALLFRSLHYLEHVDLDNNGINDISPHTFAGNTRLKTLNLESNMITHISCYLKDVPTLRQLNLRNNLIKIIEKSTIDCFTNFPLIEVTMGGNVLTCKKCSDYQSVQSIFQGKTLIADFDELRCETKAHIRVKLTMDLLTSLKSDCDRTTIIGASVASTFAVVLALCFGIIILRYRKKLRRKNDRMARVIANLNRGNGFAVYLIYSSVDEVFVRSAVYSPLNEKLRQVVGIDRDLVCIGDEQFRVGWNIYREIYKCMERSNVAVVVLSEGFANSVFCDQEMDIAMQLKKPVILLLKGDVDINQYSEHIQILYRTNVRILFGYEDNELVLKTTWDKVCESFLQMG comes from the coding sequence ATGCTCCCTTTTTTGTGTAGTCCATTGACCCGGTCAATATCAAATGTACATGACATGCGCTTTACCCGTGAAAATACTGGATGGATGAAATTATTGGAAAATATCGACACCCTTTATGCGGACCAACTATGCGGGGATGCTGAAAACCTGTccccatttattttcaaacatattacaaacatttcatgcgtgTCTAATCAAGGCCAAATGATTTATCCAAATCTTAAGAGCGTTTACTTCAGGAAAAATAACATCAGAGTGGTCGATGCGGAAGTGCGTTTTGACACCCCAAGCAGTCTGGTATTCATAGATTTTACAGGCAACGGACTGGAATATATACATCCTGTATTATTCCAAAATTTTCCCTCCTTGAAATATTTGATACTTTCCAGTAATAGGTTGGGTCAAATGCAGTTGAAAAATGAATCAGACTTTGCTTTATTGTTTAGATCATTACATTACCTTGAACATGTTGATTTGGATAACAACGgaataaatgatatttcaccACACACATTTGCTGGCAATACAAGATTAAAAACACTTAATTTAGAGTCCAATATGATAACTCATATAAGCTGTTATTTGAAAGATGTTCCAACTTTAAGGCAATTAAACCTAAGAAACAATCtgattaaaataattgaaaagtcCACAATAGACTGTTTCACAAATTTCCCTTTAATAGAAGTAACAATGGGAGGTAATGTTCTGACTTGTAAAAAATGTTCCGACTACCAATCTGTCCAAAGCATTTTTCAAGGGAAAACATTAATCGCAGACTTTGATGAATTGCGTTGCGAAACAAAGGCACACATTCGCGTAAAATTAACAATGGATTTGCTCACGTCGCTGAAATCTGACTGTGATCGTACAACAATTATTGGTGCGTCGGTGGCAAGCACGTTCGCAGTCGTTTTAGCACTGTGTTTCGGAATAATTATTCTGCGGTACAGAAAGAAACTTCGTCGAAAAAACGATCGCATGGCTAGAGTTATAGCCAACTTAAACCGAGGCAATGGTTTCGCGGTGTATTTGATATATAGCAGCGTTGACGAGGTTTTTGTTCGGAGTGCAGTTTACTCGCCTTTAAATGAGAAGCTACGGCAAGTGGTGGGTATTGATCGGGACTTGGTGTGCATTGGTGACGAACAGTTTCGAGTTGGTTGGAATATCTATCGAGAAATATACAAATGCATGGAACGCTCTAACGTGGCGGTTGTAGTCCTTAGCGAAGGGTTCGCTAACAGTGTTTTCTGTGATCAGGAGATGGATATTGCAATGCAGCTTAAAAAGCCAGTAATATTGCTGTTGAAGGGAGATGTTGACATAAACCAATACTCAGAACATATTCAGATATTGTATAGAACAAATGTGCGTATTTTATTTGGATACGAAGATAATGAACTGGTCCTCAAAACAACATGGGATAAAGTGTGCGAATCTTTCCTGCAAATGGGATGA